TTTGATCAAATCAAACTCTTCATCGGAGGCGAGAACGCCATAGTCAACCGTTACAGTCACTTCTCCAGGATATTTTCTCATGATCCCGCAGCAGCGTACGTGAGCATTCTGGCAATACGGGCCGGTGGCACCTTCAAAGCCCAGGATTCGCTCCCAATCGAACTCTACGTCTTTGGTCCGTTTCGTTCTAAGGTCGTTAAAGATGATGGCCCCCAGGCCTACAGCCCGGGCGATATTTTTTCTCTCTTCTTCGGAAATCTTCCCGATACGCGCTTCTTTATCTTCCCCTCGCTCTTCGATCACCCTTTCCGCTCGATGAACAGCTTCATCAACGACATCTTGCAGAAAAACTACTTCTCCCCTTCGGGTGCTCATCCCCAGGACATGTCCAAAATCCACATGGACCAACCGTTTACTCCACTCATAACCCATGAGATCCAAAACTTTGAATAACTGTTGAAAGTGGAGTTTTTGGGGAACGCCCACGACGTAGATCATCTTGGCAAAATTCCATTTCTGGAATCGATATTCAGCCGCGGCTATGTCCCGGGTAAGGTAAAGGGTGGCTTCATCTTTTTTTAGAATAAGGGCCGGAGGCATTTGGTAGGCCTCCAGAGGAACGATCCAGGCACCCTGGCTTTCTACCAGAAGCCCAGCCCCACGCATCCGTTCGATTAATGCGGGAAGCCTGTCCTGGTAAAAGCTTTCCCCTTCGTAAGAATCAAAAGTGATGCCTAGAAAGCTGTAAAGGCGTTTAAATTCTTCGACGCTGATCTCACGGAAGCGACCCCAAAGGGCGCGAGCTTCAGGGTTCCCTTCTTCCAGTTTTTTAAACCAGGCTCTCGCCTCTTCGTGAAGAGCTTCATCTTCTTTACTCTCATAGTGAAACCGACTGTACACCTCCAACAGATGTTTTAGGGGCTGGGCTTCCAACCGGTCCGAGTCCCCCCATCGTTTGAAGGCTGTGATCACTTCTCCAAACTGTTTTCCCCAATCACCTAAGTGGTTGAGTCGGATTACTTGATACCCCCGTCGTTCAAAAATCTGACAAAGAGCATTTCCAATAATGGTAGAGCGCAGGTGGCCGACATGAAAAGGTTTGGCAATATTCGGGGAAGAGAATTCGATCAAAACTCTTTTCCCCTCCCCTTCCGAACTTTGACCGTAGCGGGTATCCTTAAAAAAGATTCTTTTCAGAACAACTTCCGCCCAGGCCTCCCGCTGGATGCGGAAATTGATGTAAGCTCCTGCAGCGGTACAATCGCTCAACAGCCCGACTGGCTTGAACTTCACAGCCACCTCCCGGGCCAAATTCTGGGGAGACTTCCTGAGGGCCTTAGCCAATAGGAAGCAGGGAAAGGCGTAATCGCCCCATTGGGATCCTCGAGGAACCTCGATCCATCGATGCAATTCCTCGGGGGCAAGGCCTGTTTCCCGGGAGATGAAATCAGCTATGGCTTGGGTCACTTCGTTCATGAATTCCTTTAAAGCTTTTCACCACAGAGCAGGCGGAGAATGCAGAAAAAATTTATTCTTAAAATCAAATCGATCAATTGCAGTAACTGATTGAGTTCTTTGAGCACCGAAGTAGCTGGATAAACTTTTTATTATTTGTTGAATTTTCAATTTATCTCTGCGGCCTCTGCGTTCTCTGTGGTGAAAATATTTTTTAGCTGGCCAGAAGTTCACCGTAAAGCTCTGGCCGTCGGTCCCGCAAGAAAGTCCAC
This Deltaproteobacteria bacterium DNA region includes the following protein-coding sequences:
- the argS gene encoding arginine--tRNA ligase produces the protein MNEVTQAIADFISRETGLAPEELHRWIEVPRGSQWGDYAFPCFLLAKALRKSPQNLAREVAVKFKPVGLLSDCTAAGAYINFRIQREAWAEVVLKRIFFKDTRYGQSSEGEGKRVLIEFSSPNIAKPFHVGHLRSTIIGNALCQIFERRGYQVIRLNHLGDWGKQFGEVITAFKRWGDSDRLEAQPLKHLLEVYSRFHYESKEDEALHEEARAWFKKLEEGNPEARALWGRFREISVEEFKRLYSFLGITFDSYEGESFYQDRLPALIERMRGAGLLVESQGAWIVPLEAYQMPPALILKKDEATLYLTRDIAAAEYRFQKWNFAKMIYVVGVPQKLHFQQLFKVLDLMGYEWSKRLVHVDFGHVLGMSTRRGEVVFLQDVVDEAVHRAERVIEERGEDKEARIGKISEEERKNIARAVGLGAIIFNDLRTKRTKDVEFDWERILGFEGATGPYCQNAHVRCCGIMRKYPGEVTVTVDYGVLASDEEFDLIKRLGELPEVLGRATEEYEPSVIAVYMLELAMTFNVFLARHRVLGEEKRTTQARVLLTQGVKRVLAICLRILGMEALERM